In a genomic window of Chiloscyllium plagiosum isolate BGI_BamShark_2017 chromosome 51, ASM401019v2, whole genome shotgun sequence:
- the LOC122544717 gene encoding SH2 domain-containing adapter protein E-like produces MAKWFKDFQLSLKTRPKPEGMGATRTRTDGEGTNRNRRATQGEVNPRGAGREAKGAVERGHNESELGKLGKAPNAGMQGKSVGTQGKTGSSTLIRGKTESKKNLIQGKNPTGLIKNGLTIKKDNGKLPKGSGEIGNSIPGKNSKNSNVDPGNGEEIGKPVKTPSLKRGQNPIKSGQSFSGKLGLNPGKITAKNPVKTELKPEQKAGKTDSKTDKADSKTGKTDVKSGKVDMKTRKADLKTAKPEAKTGKTPDLKTKKPDPKASKTPTQNPGKTGLNLGKITGTNAGKNGLKSGKAGQSPGKTGLNLGKLTGTNSGKAGLNPGKLSGPSYILPKHRLIKVENQEKNGKNLMNRIQNSVENEENGNAKQDTVIIVEDYADPYDAKKRETGQNDAERVGENDGYMEPYDAQQMITEIRRRGSKDPLGKQSLLYDSPYEPTEMGSKQELVGNSVLEKTGNHRPIDSCLPENDERPAAEYEQPWEWKTEQIVKALAVQFDSAEMSSPPKEENVKHHHRQPSWTQKVLRQQSPEGSEMGEKVDPSMPLEKQVWYHGPITRIEAESRLQACKEASYLVRNSESGNSKYSLALKTSQGCVHIILAQTKDNKYTLNQNSALFDSIPEVVHYYCNEKLPFKDAEHMTLLYPVHNKQQ; encoded by the exons ATGGCAAAGTGGTTCAAGGATTTCCAGCTGAGCTTGAAGACCCGACCAAAGCCAGAGGGCATGGGTGCAACCCGGACCagaacagatggtgagggaacaaaTAGGAACCGGCGTGCCACTCAAGGTGAGGTGAACCCTCGGGGAGCTGGAAGAGAGGCAAAAGGGGCTGTAGAGAGAGGACACAATGAGTCAGAGCTGGGAAAACTCGGAAAAGCACCAAATGCCGGGATGCAGGGAAAATCTGTGGGGACTCAAGGAAAGACAGGCAGCAGCACACTAATACGAGGGAAAACTGAATCGAAGAAAAATTTAATTCAGGGGAAAAATCCTACAGGACTGATAAAAAATGGATTGACGATAAAGAAGGATAATGGGAAACTGCCCAAAGGATCTGGGGAAATTGGAAACAGTATCCCTGGAAAAAACAGCAAAAATTCCAACGTTGATCCTGGGAATGGTGAAGAAATTGGAAAACCAGTCAAAACCCCATCGTTGAAACGGGGACAGAATCCCATTAAGTCAGGACAAAGTTTTTCTGGGAAACTTGGCTTGAATCCAGGGAAAATTACTGCGAAGAATCCAGTCAAAACTGAATTGAAACCTGAACAGAAAGCTGGGAAAACAGATTCAAAAACTGACAAAGCAGACTCAAAAACAGGGAAAACTGATGTAAAAAGTGGAAAAGTAGACATGAAAACCAGGAAGGCAGATCTGAAAACAGCGAAGCCTGAAGCAAAAACTGGGAAGACGCCTGATTTGAAAACCAAGAAACCTGACCCAAAGGCTAGCAAAACACccactcaaaatcctggaaaaacgGGATTAAATCTTGGAAAAATAACTGGGACGAACGCTGGGAAAAATGGACTGAAATCTGGGAAAGCAGGACAAAGTCCAGGGAAGACTGGATTGAACCTGGGGAAACTAACTGGGACAAATTCTGGAAAAGCAGGACTAAACCCTGGAAAACTGTCAGGACCCAGCTACATTTTACCAAAACACAGACTGATCAAAGTGGAAAATCAAGAGAAAAATGGGAAAAACCTTATGAATAGGATTCAGAATTCAGTGGAGAATGAAGAAAATGGAAACGCCAAACAAGACACG GTCATCATTGTAGAGGATTATGCAGATCCCTATGATGCCAAGAAACGAGAGACAGGACAAAATGATGCAGAACGAGTTGGGGAAAATGATGGCTACATGGAACCATATGATGCACAACAGATGATCACAG AAATCCGAAGGCGAGGATCAAAGGACCCACTCGGGAAGCAGTCCCTGTTGTATGACAGTCCCTATGAACCAACGGAAATGGGGTCAAAGCAGGAGTTAGTTGGGAACTCTGTCCTCGAGAAGACGGGAAACCACAGGCCAATCGACAGCTGCCTGCCGGAGAATGATGAACGCCCCGCAGCAGAGTACGAGCAGCCCTGGGAGTGGAAGACGGAACAGATTGTGAAAGCACTTGCAG TCCAGTTTGATTCTGCAGAGATGTCATCTCCACCCAAAGAAGAAAACGTCAAACACCACCATCGGCAACCGAGCTGGACTCAGAAGGTCCTGAGGCAACAGAGCCCAGAGGGCAGCGAAATGGGAGAGAAGGTGGACCCAAGCATGCCCTTAGAAAAACAAGT GTGGTATCATGGCCCCATCACCCGGATAGAAGCAGAGTCTCGTCTGCAGGCCTGCAAGGAGGCCAGTTACCTGGTACGAAACAGCGAGTCAGGAAACAGCAAATATTCCCTTGCCTTAAA GACCAGCCAAGGATGTGTTCACATCATTCTGGCCCAGACCAAGGACAATAAGTATACACTGAATCAGAACAGTGCCCTCTTTGACAGTATTC